The following proteins come from a genomic window of bacterium:
- a CDS encoding HD domain-containing phosphohydrolase translates to MKKEISLKNTIGEETLREIQDSYFKYLESSTAIYEADGGYASVLVSSKYCDFLNRTSRQTAGETEEQALKSGKWICHEDCWFASRESIKREKTCEFECSGGINICAEPIIAEGKIIGSINAGISNPPVDRQKIEKIAGKYKIAPEKLLKMAEEYVPRPDYVLKAARESISIAAKTIAGYYLLKTLTKKVEYQNNFLNTILSSLPYPFYVIDAKNYTVKMANAAAGFGQLSEKSKCYMLTHKRNTPCSNEHICPLEEVKKTRKKVVTEHIHYDSKGNPEYVEVYGYPVFDVHENLVKMIEYSFNITERKKTSETLVKLSRAVKESPSILMITDKNGTVEYVNPKFTEITGYSEKEIIGRNASLLQGQSREDTNQMWKLITKGKEWKGEFYNKKKNGEYYWESALISSIKDSKGIITHYIKVAEDVTIHKQIEEKIKKSYKSLHNLVMKSDIAMIVTDLKGTVIFTNPQAETLLNKPSGKLIGGLFGVVTKENTVVEIDIMHNGKPGGIAEVNIIATEWEGNPAKLVMLHDVTMRKEAEKKVQNTLEKLRKAFGGIIQVILTMVEVKDPYTAGHQQRVSNLARAIADELGLDKSHVDAVRVAGLIHDLGKISLPSEILTRPGKLNDIEFQLIQTHSQAGYDILKKIEFPWPIAEIVYQHHERMNGSGYPRGIKGDAIRIEAHILAVADVVEAMSSHRPYRASLGIDIALQEILKNKGILYHRDVVDACLKLFKEKNFQL, encoded by the coding sequence ATGAAAAAAGAAATCAGTTTAAAAAACACCATAGGAGAAGAAACACTAAGGGAAATTCAGGACTCTTATTTTAAATATCTGGAATCTTCTACCGCGATCTATGAGGCTGACGGCGGTTATGCTTCGGTATTGGTAAGTTCAAAATACTGTGATTTTCTTAACCGGACATCAAGGCAAACCGCGGGCGAAACTGAGGAGCAGGCGTTAAAAAGCGGAAAATGGATATGCCATGAGGACTGCTGGTTTGCCTCGCGGGAGTCCATTAAAAGAGAAAAAACCTGTGAGTTTGAATGTTCCGGCGGAATAAACATATGCGCGGAGCCGATAATTGCCGAAGGCAAAATTATCGGTTCAATTAATGCCGGCATATCAAATCCGCCGGTTGACAGGCAAAAGATTGAGAAAATCGCGGGAAAATATAAAATTGCGCCTGAAAAATTATTAAAAATGGCTGAAGAATACGTTCCCAGGCCGGATTACGTGTTAAAGGCGGCAAGAGAAAGTATTTCAATCGCGGCTAAAACTATCGCAGGGTATTATCTTCTGAAAACATTAACGAAAAAGGTAGAGTATCAAAATAATTTTCTTAACACGATACTTTCTTCTCTGCCTTATCCCTTTTATGTTATCGATGCTAAAAACTACACTGTTAAAATGGCGAATGCCGCCGCCGGGTTCGGCCAATTATCGGAAAAGTCTAAGTGTTATATGTTGACGCATAAGAGAAACACTCCGTGCTCAAATGAACATATATGCCCTTTGGAAGAAGTAAAAAAAACCAGGAAAAAAGTTGTTACGGAGCATATACATTATGATTCTAAAGGAAATCCGGAATACGTCGAGGTTTATGGTTACCCTGTTTTTGATGTTCATGAAAATCTGGTTAAGATGATAGAATATTCTTTTAATATTACTGAACGGAAAAAAACCAGTGAAACGCTTGTTAAATTATCGCGCGCCGTCAAAGAAAGCCCGAGCATATTGATGATTACCGATAAAAACGGGACAGTGGAATATGTAAATCCCAAATTTACTGAAATAACCGGGTATTCGGAAAAAGAAATTATCGGCAGGAACGCCAGCCTGCTTCAGGGCCAGAGCAGGGAAGACACAAACCAAATGTGGAAATTGATCACAAAAGGGAAGGAATGGAAAGGTGAATTTTATAATAAAAAGAAAAATGGAGAATATTACTGGGAATCCGCGTTGATATCATCTATTAAAGATTCGAAAGGAATTATTACTCATTATATTAAAGTGGCGGAAGATGTTACCATACATAAACAAATTGAAGAGAAGATAAAAAAGAGTTATAAAAGCCTTCATAATCTCGTTATGAAAAGCGATATAGCGATGATAGTAACAGATTTAAAAGGAACCGTTATTTTTACCAATCCTCAAGCGGAAACTTTACTGAATAAGCCGTCTGGTAAACTTATTGGGGGTTTGTTCGGAGTTGTCACGAAGGAAAATACCGTGGTCGAAATAGATATTATGCATAATGGAAAACCCGGGGGGATAGCTGAGGTAAATATAATCGCGACTGAGTGGGAAGGAAATCCCGCGAAACTCGTGATGCTGCATGATGTTACCATGCGGAAGGAAGCGGAGAAAAAAGTTCAAAATACTCTTGAAAAGCTGAGAAAAGCTTTTGGTGGAATTATTCAGGTTATATTAACAATGGTTGAAGTAAAAGATCCTTACACTGCGGGGCATCAACAGCGCGTGTCAAACCTCGCGCGCGCGATCGCGGATGAATTAGGCCTTGATAAATCTCACGTTGACGCGGTCCGCGTGGCAGGATTGATTCATGATCTTGGAAAAATCTCACTCCCTTCTGAAATACTCACCAGACCCGGTAAATTAAACGACATTGAATTTCAATTAATACAAACTCATTCACAGGCGGGGTATGACATATTAAAGAAAATTGAATTTCCATGGCCTATCGCGGAAATTGTTTATCAGCATCATGAAAGAATGAACGGGTCAGGGTATCCCCGGGGCATAAAAGGGGACGCGATCCGGATCGAAGCGCATATTCTGGCTGTCGCGGATGTTGTTGAAGCAATGTCTTCTCACCGTCCTTACCGGGCTTCTCTTGGAATTGACATAGCATTGCAGGAAATATTAAAAAATAAAGGAATTTTATATCACAGAGATGTTGTTGACGCTTGTTTAAAGTTGTTCAAAGAGAAGAATTTTCAGTTGTAA
- a CDS encoding PAS domain-containing protein, with translation MDEFLMKNIGLDYRKIFNLINEEVVVIDNNYKIVDVNNVFLKQMGYSKKEVK, from the coding sequence ATGGATGAATTCCTTATGAAAAATATCGGTTTGGATTATCGCAAGATTTTTAATCTTATTAATGAAGAAGTTGTGGTTATTGATAACAATTATAAGATTGTGGATGTAAATAATGTTTTCTTGAAACAGATGGGTTACTCTAAAAAGGAGGTGAAATGA
- a CDS encoding circadian clock KaiB family protein: MSKYIFRLYISGEKEESKHLVEKLEEIFKKQLNINAELNIVDILKDPRAAEEDKILIVPTLIKISPIPVKKIFGDFSNEKIVLSYLDLPC; the protein is encoded by the coding sequence ATGAGTAAATATATATTCAGACTTTACATATCAGGTGAAAAAGAAGAATCAAAACACCTGGTAGAAAAATTGGAAGAGATTTTTAAAAAACAATTAAATATCAATGCGGAACTTAATATTGTCGATATTTTAAAAGACCCCAGGGCGGCGGAAGAGGACAAAATTTTAATTGTCCCCACTTTAATTAAAATTTCACCCATTCCGGTAAAGAAAATATTCGGGGATTTTTCAAATGAAAAAATAGTTTTGTCATATTTGGATTTACCCTGTTAG